The Sporosarcina sp. Te-1 DNA window AAGAGGACGGTCGTTTCCTCCTTGATCGCTTGAATCAAATTCAAAACTTCCCTTCGGCCAATCGGGTCGAGTGCCGAAACCGGTTCATCCATTAAAATGAAAGATGGCTTATGCAGCAGTGCCTGGGCAATCCCAAGCCGTTGCTTCATGCCCCCGGAGAATGTTCCGACCTTAGAGTCTTCTTCACCAGCAAGCCCCACTCGCGTCAATATATCAGGAATGTCTCTTTTCAACTCATGTCTCGTAAGGCCTGACAACTCGCCCATAAAAAACAATGTTTCCGCAGCGGTCATCCAATGATAGAAATTGGGATATTGCGGCAAATAACCGATTTCCCGCTTCATTGTTGCAATCGGTTTTCCATCCAGCCGGATTTCGCCGTGATCTGCTTCTAAAATGTCAGCAATGATTTGGATCAATGTCGATTTCCCTGCCCCGTTGGGACCAATCAACCCAACGCATTCCCCCTTTTCAATTGTCAACGAAAACTGATTGACGGCCTTTTTGGTTTTAAACGTTTTCGTGATATCCGAAATCTCTAGTCTCATATCCTTCTCCTATCCTTTCTCCCTAAAATGAAGTATAAAATGGGACCAATTGTATTAAACAGAATAATAATCAATGTCCACATCAGTACGTTTTCTCTACGATGACGATTCCGATACAAGTCAATTAGTGCAAATAAGATGAGTACTACAGCTATCAGGACAAAAGGCAAAAGTATCGGAATGATGGTCATCCAGTCAATGTCGTTAAAATCATTCCATCCATAATTCAGTTGCAAAACGAACACCTCCTACATTATCATTATCGATAATGATATCATAAAAATTATAAAAATCCATGCTATTCGTCAACTTTACATTTTGGAAGTTCTACTTTATTATTTTTGATAACGTTATCACTTTTATAACTTAATAATTCTTATGACTGATTAGATCACCTTTTAAATGATTTGGAGGAATGGTTATGAGCAGCAAAGCAGAAATATTAATTCATCCGGTTAGAATGAAAATTGTTTTAGCATTGATGCAGCATCAGGAAGGATTGACAACCAAGGAAATGGTGAAAATCATTCAAGACGTACCGCAAGCTACACTCTACCGCCATATCCAAGTATTGGCGGATTCAGATGTCATCAAAGTGGTGGAGGAACGGAAAGTGCGGGCAGTGACGGAAAAGTACTATGGATTGAATGAAGAAGCCGCCCGTTTAAATATGGATGATTGGAGAAACTTGTCCAAAGAGAAAAAACTGAATTACTTTTCTTATTATCAAATGTTGTTAATGTCCCGATACCAGAACTACCTAACATTACTTGAACATGACAAATCGAAAGAAGATACGTCCACTTTCTCCCTTTTGGAATTGCGCTTATCAGAAGACCAACTAAGCGATTTTCAAAATGAGCTGAATGAATTAATGCTCAGATACTATCAGGCAAGCGAAAAAAGTTCTACGACAGCGAGCACTGTTGCTGTGACGATTTTGCCTCGGATTTAAGGCTATTCTGTTCTAGAATTTAATTTTCAACATAACCCATTAGCGTCGAATAAAATTAAGTTTAAGTTCTCACAGATTTTAAACCGACTTTATGAGCAGTAAAAAATCCAATGATAAGAGCAGTTATTATTAAAATAGGAATAGAAATTACGTGGAGCAATGCTAACATTTTAGGACCAATTGAAATCCCCGTTATTTCCCTCAGTTTCTCTTACTCGGTTAGATTTGTAAACAATGCGAAGATAATAGGGAACTAATGCAACGGTCCAGCACTCTTTTTTTCACTATCATAAGTAACCTCCTTGATTTAATTTGAAAGTTATTGAATAATGTAACATCATCTCTCTGTTATATTAACAATAGAACAGATTTCAATCTAAGTCAATATAGATTTTTAAATTACGTGTATTATTTATACGGAATATAGAGAAGGTTAGATGACATTTGTTATTGAGCATCTTCGATGATAATTATTTAACAAAGCTCTTGAATCTCCACCCACGTCATCTTCTACGATGAAGAGGAGTTCCTCAGAGGGACTACAATTTGTAGAGGAGACGAATGAATTGGAACAAGTATCTTTAGGGAAACGATGGCTTGCTGCGGCCATGCATGTCCTTTCCCTCTTTCTCACTTTTTTTCTGCCATTGGTCGTTTATTTTCTAGTCCGGAAGAAAAGCAGCTACTTTACCTATCACGCGAAAGAAGGTTTGAATCTCCACTTCACTTTTTTTCCGATTTTCATTATATTGACTAGAGTATTGGCAAAGGTCTGGCCCTTTGCGGCTACCCTCGCCTTGCTGCTCATTTTGCTGGAAACCATTCTCATCCTGGTGGCAGCCATTTTCACCGTGATGGGCAAGAAGTTCTCGTATCCGGTCATCCGCTATTTCAAGACAGAATAGGAGGGGTTTCTTTTGGAGACAGTCCTGTACACGATTGGTGAATTCGCAAAAAAGTCGGGCGTCAGCGTCCGCACACTCCGCTATTATGATAGCATTCATCTCTTGCAGCCGAGCAACTTCACCGAAGGCGGACATCGTCTATATGATACAGACGACTTGCATCGGCTTCAGCAAATTCAAGCATTAAAATTCTTACGATTTCCCTTAAAGGAAATCAAGGAAATGGTAGAGCAGAAACAAATTGCACGCGACGTCATGGTTGGTTCTATTGAATATCAACAAAGATCGTTTGAAGCACAGCTTAATGAAATCCAGGAAATCCTTGCAAATCTCGATTATCTTAAAAAAATGGTAGAAGAGGAGCCCACTGTAGATGTGTCCGTCTTCAGCTCCATGCTTCATATGCTTATTTTGGCAAACGAAACGGATGAATGGCTGAGCAAACACCTGCCGAGCGAAACTTTCGATGAGCTAGATAAGGGAGAAAAACTCGATCTGGATAAGGAATGGACGAAGGTTTTGACTGCTATCAAAACAGCAGTGCAAGAGGAAATCTCCCCAGATTCTGAGGAAGCGCAACAAATTGCAACTCGTTTGACATCCATTATGGGAAAAACGATGCAGGGAAAAGCTGAAACTGTTTCCTCCCAAATAAAACAAGCAGAGCCCCTCGATTTTCCTAATCCTTTCACTGAGAAGGAGCAGCAATTCCTGGAATCGATTATGAATCTCTATGAAAAAGGATAGCGATCGCTATCCTTTTCCTATTACATATGCATGATCCTCGTCATCTCCACACTTTCTCTTCCTGCCTCTTTTACAAAAGTTTGAAGGAACGCATATCCAAATAGCTAGACAATCTAACAGATTTTATAGGGATTACTATTTATTTATTCGTGATTATTATGTAAGTTCTATCTTTTTTCGGATTAGTTGCTATAATCATTATTGGTTTCATTTGGCATGGATGGTAATTACAATTTCCATTTCATATGAGCACTACATATTTTTATACCATAGGATCTTGGAGGATTTTTAGCATGAAACGATTGACCGCAATGGTCGCGGCGCTGTTTATGGTTTGGAGCACAACAGCGGTTGCGGAAACTGATTATGAGTACAACTGGATTGAAGGGGGCACAATCGTAGACTTGGGCAACATTGCATCGGTTGACCTTGATCCTGATTTTCTCTTCTTGGATGGAGAAGACACGAAGAAAGTGGCGTTGGACTATGGAGAACCCGTTTCCGGTTTTGAAATCGGAAGTATCTATCCGGTAGATGAAGAACAAACATGGGCCGTCTATTTCGATTATGAAGAGACCGGACACATCAAAGACGATGAAAAAATCGACGCAAAGGCCTTGCTGAAGAGCTATAAGGCTGGAGCGGAAGAAGCGAACAAAGACCGTCAGCCGGGCGAGCGCTTTTACGTAACAGGTTGGGATATTGAACCGTTTTACGATGAAGATACCCATAACTTGACATGGTCTTTATTGCTGGAGGATGAAAACAAGGAAACATTCTTGAACTATAATACGCGAATCTTAACGAGAGAAGGAAATATTTCGGTTATTCTCGTGACAGACCCTCAAAACAGGGAAGCTGACAAACAGATGCTCCAAAACCAAATCTTATCCCAGCTCGAGATCAAAGACGGGAATAAGTACACAGATTTTGATAAGTCCACAGATAAAGTGGCTAACTATGGACTCTCCGCACTAATACTTGGAGGAACCGGTTTAGCGGTGGCAAAGAAAGCTGGATTGCTTGCAGTTATTTTGGCATTCGCTAAAAAATTCGGCGTCCTGATCATTGCTGGGATTGCTGCTCTCTGGAGTTTCCTCCGGAAGAAGAAGAACAAACCCGCAACAGAACCCACTGAACCCGCCGGTCCTTCTGGTGAATAACGATGTTCAGTTCCATCCTACGGTGGATGGAACTGAACATTTCACTTATTATGTTAAAGTATCCGCTTTGATTCGCCCGAACACTTCATGATCGACAAACTTATCATACAGCCATTCAGCCTGCCGAATGCGGCCTTCCTTTACAAACCCAAGCCGTTCCGGAATGGCCTTGCTCTTGTGGTTCTCAACGGCCACCCGAATTTCAATCCGATTCAGGTCCAATTCATTGAAACAGTAATCGACGACAGCTTGACAGGATCGGGTCATCAAGCCTTTCCCCTCAAAGTCTTTTCCAAGCCAATATCCGATAGAGGTTGAGCGGTTTCCCCAATTAATGCCTTGCAAACCGACAACACCTGCCAACTCCCCTTGATACCAAATACCGGCTTGAAACCCATTGTTCTAACTATATTGTTTCAAGGTGCCCGCAATGAACTTTCTAGAATCCTCAACCGTTTTGTTGTAGTCCAGCCAAGGCAGCCACTCGCGCAAACTGTCCCGTGAGCTGTTCATAATTCCAAAAAGCTGTTCCGCATGCCGCGCCTCCAGCAGTTTCAATTCTGTCTCTTCGTTGATTTGATATACAAACATACAATTCCCCCTAAACTTTCCATATACCTTACCATAAGTGAAACAAAGTTACGTACTTATTTGGCATCCAATCGGTAAATCCCTTTCCGATCCCGAAGTGTGGACCCATTCCCCTTGAAAATACGAATCATATTTTCATTGGCTTCGTCCGTACTGCCGACATACGTCGCAGCTCCCAGACGTTTCAATAAATCCAGCGAAATACGATGCATGGCCGTTCCATACCCTTTCCCCCTGGCCTCAGGAACCGTTCCAAAATAAAACAATCGTCCCTCATCTTTCGTTCCCTCTTCAATAATCGGAATGCTTAGACCAAGCAGCTCTCCATCCCGCCGGAATGAAAAACAATGTGACCGCCACTCGGGGCCCAATTCGTTTTCAAGCGATTCCATCACTTGCGCAATCGTAAATAGATTATTTTTATTCGCCGAATCGCTTCGACAACGCTCATACAGATCGGCAAATTCGTCGTCTGTCATTTGGCTATCTGCCAAAGACTCCGACTCGATGGCAGAGTCCTGTGAAAAGTCTTCTTCCAACCTACGGGTATACTCTACAACTGTAGATACTTTTCGAAACCCTTGTTCCATAAGCCAATTCTCGTAAGATGGGTCCATCAAGAGCGACAAGTAGCCGATTTCTCCTTCCTTCCATTCCTCCAGCAAGCTCCTAAACGCGTCAAGATACGTTGCTTCCGTCACACCATCCTGCTTCATTTGGTCAACAAGCCAGTATTCGCTATCTTTTTTAATGATTGAAAATAACTCCACCATACCCACTCCATTCTTGTTTGCGTGAACTATATAACGAAAATCCCCTAGTTCAAAAACAGGGGATTTTCATCTATTTTATTTCCGTAAAGCCTCCAACACAACCTGAGATTGATAGCCCACCTCGAAATCATAAATCTCAGCAGCTTGTCCTTTCACTGCCTTATCGAGCTCATCAACCAATCGTGGAGCAGCAACATCGGCAATGGACATTTCCACTAGCGGCTCACCTGTCTTCCCACCGCGCAGCGTGCCCCAATTTTCGAGAGTAAGGACACCATCTGACCCAAATGCCGTAAACCCGATATGTTCCTTGCCTGCCATGCCGCTCATGCCTTCAATCAACACAGGCGTACCGTCCGCAAGTTCTGCAGTCGCGATGATGCCTGTCTCACAATGACTTGGATCATCCGGCAACTCCAACCGGGTTTGGATATTGGCTAGATTCCCGAACACCTTCAATGTCTGTTGAATAAAATGGACGCCAACCTCCAAGACGAAGCCGCCTTGTTCCCGTCCACCGACCCAGTCATTTTTCTGCCAAGCACGCGGCCATTCAGGGAATTGCATCGTCAACTGCAAGCGTCTTAATGGTCCGACATAGCCTTCTCCTATCAACGCGGCAAACTTCGCAGCAGCCTGTCCATAGTTCAACGGGAAGTTCATCGCATGAACAACACCCGCCTCTTTCGCAGCTTGCATCATTTCTTCTGCCTCTTCAACAGAGTTCGCTAGCGGCTTCTCGCAAAGGACATGCTTTTTCGCTCGCAGCACATCCATGACAATGGCGTGATGATATTTTGGCGGCACCGCGACATAAACAAGCTCCACTTTCCCGTCTTCAATCAATCTCTTATAGTCTGTATAAAATTGGATTCCACCTAACTGATTCGCTGTATCTTTTGCCAGTGAATCCAATTGATCACATACGGCTACTACAGACACACCCTCATGCTCTGAGAATTGTTTGATCAGACGTTGGCCAATTGCCCCTAATCCGATAATCCCAATATATATCATGAAACATCCTCCTTTTTTCTATCGTACAATAGAGACTGGATGATTGTCATGGTTTCATTTCTATGGGTTTCGAATAGAAGATGAAACTTTTGTCCCTCTTCCCCGTAAGGATACTAACGAGCATTGTATAAGCAGGGAGGGCCCACTATGTATAATCGACCGAAACTCGATATTCCAAAAACCTCATTTGAAAAGGTGGCTGATCTGATCGGCGCCATTGTTTTCATTTCATGGATCGGCTATCTTGTCTACGCTTGGGGCCAGCTGCCGGACCAAGTGCCCAGCCACTACGATGGGGCCGGACAGGTTGACCGTTGGGGGACGAAATGGGGGCTTATCATCTTACCACTCATTGCTGCTCTTTTGACCCCATTCATGGCTTTTTTGGAAAAGCATCCGGAATGGCACAATTACATGAATTTAAATGAGTCCAATATAGAATTTCAATACAAGAATTCACGTTTGCTGCTAAACACCATGAAAAATGAAATCCTTCTATTTCTTGCGTATATCAGTTTCAATATCATTCAAGTCTCCTTGGGCCAAGCCGAGTCCCTGGGCATCGCTTTTTTGCCTGTCTTTATTGGCATCCTTTTCGGTACTATGATTTTCTTTATCGTTCGATCGTTAAGGAAGAAATAACATAAGGAAACGGGGATGAATGGACTTCATTCATCTCCCAGCCAGCTTAGAGAATAATACAGATCGCATAATTCATCATGATACCCCCAACCGATCCCCTCACTCATATCAACCACCTCATACAATCGATTTTCAAAGCTCTTGTATAATGCGTGATCCTTCTCACAAGAATCTACGACCTTTTCATACATTGACAGCATGCTGTTATAAAAAGGCATATCGATATCGCCATAGGTCGCTGTGAATTTCGTTCCTAACTCTACATAAAACAGCATGAGGTCAGCAGTTCGCACCTCATCCCCAGTCACCTTTTTGAAGTCACTGATTGCCTTTTTGGCTACAGATAAGCGTAACTTACCATGCCCTCGGTCTGGAAAAAATTCGTTTTGGATTTCTTTTTGCGCCTGTCCAAATAAATCAGCCACCGCAGATTCTCCTGAAAACTTGACCGCAAAGTAATCTTGGACAGCCTTATTATTTTTATGAATTTCTGTAATCATATTAATTAATTCTTTCTTATCTAGTTCACCCAGTCGCTTTTTCAAGTCGGATAGTTTTAGTTTTTTCATTTGCCAGCCCCCTTGAATTAATAATTTTCCTTTCTATAAAACGTTCTTTAATTACCAAACCCTCAGATAGATTGTAAACGAATGAGCCGTTGAGTGATATATTCCGCGTTAGCAAAACCGGTCGAGGTTCTCACTTTCGAACCTCGATCGGTTTTTGCCATCCTACTATTTATTTGTCTCATTCCTCAATTGATCCACATACTGCTTGGCCTCCAACAATGAAAAGCCGAACCGTTCCCTTGCCTCTTTGACCGCTTGCACTTCTTTTCCTTTTCTTACCAACGCAAGCACCTCATCAGAGACGGGTGTTTCAATTTGCTCATGCTTCATTAACCGTTCCAACAATTTCTCCTGCCGCTTGACCCTTTCTTCGATCATCATCAGTTTTGAATAAATCAACATGCCTATTCCCAGAATACTAGCGGCGATGATGAGCATTCCCATTCAAGTCCCTCCTCGCGTCTACCCTTGCCACTTCTTCAAGTTGACATGATCGGGCTTCCCATCCTTTCCGATGATAAACTGCAATTCAAAATCGCCCATATGATAGCGGACATTCGTTTCGCCTGTCGCCTCAATCTTTCGAGCATCATCCGGTTTTCCGAGTTGCTCCGTCAAATCCTTTTCGGTTATACCACCAAGGTTCGTCTGGCGTTCTACGTTCGTTCCAAAATAGCGGGCTTCCTCGAGAACCCCATTCCCGTTGTATTTGAATGCAACGGAGGGATTGCCCATCGAACCGTGATAATGTTCATAGCCCTGATCCTTTTCTTCCGGCTCGCCTATCGTATTGTATAGGCCCTTCCTAGTCGTCTTTCCAATTACAAATCCTTGATCCGGCCGGTATACTTTCCCTTCCTTCGCCCGTTCCGCCATGTCGTTTAACATGTCCAGCGCCATTTGTTTCTGCTCGTCTTCCACTGTGGTCTCGGACGATGGAGAGTCAGTCTTCCCTTCTGAATTAGATGTGTCTGGGCCGGACGATTCGTTGTCTGTTGCACCAGCATCGTTTGCATCTTCCGTCACCGCCGGAGGGTTCTCCGCTCCTATCTCCCTGTTTTCATCATTTGCCTTGGTGCATCCGGCGACGAGAAAGGAGATTGCAGCCACCGCGAGCATCCATTTCAGTTTTCCCATAAGAACGTCTCCTTCCGATCATAAGATATCTCCCATTCTTCTCTTTTTCCCTATAAGTGTCAATCCATTCGTCCCTATATGTGAGATAGAAGGAGTAAATGTTCTCCTCCATTTGAATAAAATACTTCCTGTCAATCTTCATAAGCAGGATTCAAATCAAAAACTTCCGGGTATTCTATGAACCATGTTTTGTCGGTTTTAGTTGGGATGTGATATAAAATGTTTGGACTTTCCGATCTCGTATCCCTTGTCATATCAGCTTTCATCATCTTGCCTATCGTGGTCTTTCTTCGCGAGTCGGGCTACTTGATCGTCAGCTGGCTATTTGGGGTCATCCGACCGAGACTCACTATCGGATCAGGTCCTCGTATTCTTAAAATCGGCATGCTCGATATACGGAAGTATTACCACTTGTACAGCTGGTTTTCGTATGATGGTTTGAAGCGTAAAAGCAAGTTTGCTTATATTTGCATTTATTCGGGTCCGATCCTTATGAATTTGACCCTTGCCCTCCTCATCAATTTCCTCGTTGCTAACGGATGGGGGGAGGAATATAAAACTTTTTGGGATCGTTTCGTGTTCTATGCGTTTTACTATGTATTATTCGATGTTGTTCCGATGATCACGGTTAACGGCAAACCGAATAATGGGATGATCATCTATGAAATGATCCGTTATGGAAAGCGAGTCGATTATTATAATGAATCCTTCCTACCTGCCACTTCGGATGTGGAAGAGGAATATCAAGAAAATATGAAAGAGATTAAAAAGATGGAACAAGAACGTAAAGAGGAAAAAGGTGAAGACTAAATCGGCCTCCAATCAAAAAGGATGCATGCCTTTTCCCATCCTGCAAATACTACCCTCGAACAGGAGGGATCTACCATGGAAGAAATCACGTATACAGAAGCCGTTTTGCAGGAGTACAAAGTCGGAATGGGCAGCTTCTCAGAAAAACTGCCGGAAGTTGCAAGAACGTTCCATGCGTTTACTGAATCCAGCTTTGCGGCAGGCGCACTGGATCAAAAGCAAAAACAACTCATCGCTCTTGCCATAAGTGTGTATGCGCATAATGAACATTGCATCGTCTATCACACGAAAGGCTGTCTTGATAACGGCAGCACGGAGGAAGAGATGATGGAAGCGATCGGTGTCGCAGCAGCACTCGGAGGCGGGTCAGCAATGAGCCAGGGTGTCACTGTTTTACAAGACGCCCTAGAGGATTTTAGAACTTCCATGCAATAATGAAACAGCCACCTGCATATGGGTGGCTGTCGTTTTGTTAAAAGGAATTATCGTCAGAGCGATCCGTCTTTTTCTTCCCATCATTGGTTTCCTTTTTGAAATCCGGTTCTTCACCAAATTCAGTTCCGTAATTCGGATTGGAAAAACGACGGTCCGTCCGGCTTGGGGCCGTTTCGGTATCTTCATTCGGCTTGAACAAAAGACCAATGCAGACCAGTCCACTTAAACCGACTAAACCATATACCACCCTAGACAAAAATGCATCCTGGCCTCCGAACAATGTAGCGACTAAATCAAATTGGAATAGAGCGATCAAGCCCCAGTTCAACGCACCAATTATGACTAAAGCAAGCGCGATCCGTGAAAGCGTACTCATGCATGACACCTCCTTCGATTAGAAAATCGTGAACCTCTAACGTTCGGCAGCGTGTACTATGCATATCACCCATTACATTCAGGTGAACCTGCCCACCGCACCTGTTATGATTCGTTATTATCTTTTGCCAAAAGCGATTTTTAATACATGTAAAACAATTTTCGGGTGCTTGCCCTACACAATATTTGGGAGGAACGATATAGTAGTAGAAGGTGATGAAAATGAAAAAAATCTATATGGATAATGGAAATATCCTGGCCGGCATGACATGGAAAGACAAGTCACTGGCCGAGTCGAATAATATGGCACTCCATGTGTGCCAGAATAGCAATAACGTTTTGGAGAATCGTAAAAAAATGGCGGACTTCCTACATGTTTCTATCCAGGACTTCGTATGTGCCAATCAAACCCATAGCGCCAACTTTCACAAAGTCACACAATTGGACAAAGGACGAGGCGCCTTGGAGAATTCGGATGCCATCCCGGATACCGATGCTTTATATACCTACGAACCAAATATTGTACTTTGCAGCTTCACCGCCGACTGTGTACCGGTCATCTTCCATAATGATAAGACAGGCCTCATAGGAGTCGTCCATTCCGGCTGGCAAGGAACCGTAAAGGAAATCACGTTCAAATTGTTTCAACATTTACAGCAAGCAGAACAATGCGATCTGGCGGATATTCGTGTACAAATCGGCGCAGCGCTAAGCCAGGAGAAATTTGAAGTAGATAAAGATGTTTATACAAAGTTTAAAGACCTAGGGTATGCGGATGACTACATGTATTTCAAGGAATCAACGGGGAAGTATCATATTGACAATCAATTGACCGTAAAGAAGC harbors:
- a CDS encoding DUF1648 domain-containing protein, which translates into the protein MYNRPKLDIPKTSFEKVADLIGAIVFISWIGYLVYAWGQLPDQVPSHYDGAGQVDRWGTKWGLIILPLIAALLTPFMAFLEKHPEWHNYMNLNESNIEFQYKNSRLLLNTMKNEILLFLAYISFNIIQVSLGQAESLGIAFLPVFIGILFGTMIFFIVRSLRKK
- a CDS encoding ABC transporter ATP-binding protein, with the protein product MRLEISDITKTFKTKKAVNQFSLTIEKGECVGLIGPNGAGKSTLIQIIADILEADHGEIRLDGKPIATMKREIGYLPQYPNFYHWMTAAETLFFMGELSGLTRHELKRDIPDILTRVGLAGEEDSKVGTFSGGMKQRLGIAQALLHKPSFILMDEPVSALDPIGRREVLNLIQAIKEETTVLFSTHILNDAEEICERFVVIKNGEKIEDTTKNGLLNRNRDVAIQMMIGTGNNSWWEHVKQLPYVQKVKVFGNKAQIYVNNIELDKNKLLGEALQHHIDIRNFEVGGSETIEEIFLDLVVGV
- a CDS encoding DUF378 domain-containing protein, with translation MSTLSRIALALVIIGALNWGLIALFQFDLVATLFGGQDAFLSRVVYGLVGLSGLVCIGLLFKPNEDTETAPSRTDRRFSNPNYGTEFGEEPDFKKETNDGKKKTDRSDDNSF
- a CDS encoding GNAT family N-acetyltransferase yields the protein MELFSIIKKDSEYWLVDQMKQDGVTEATYLDAFRSLLEEWKEGEIGYLSLLMDPSYENWLMEQGFRKVSTVVEYTRRLEEDFSQDSAIESESLADSQMTDDEFADLYERCRSDSANKNNLFTIAQVMESLENELGPEWRSHCFSFRRDGELLGLSIPIIEEGTKDEGRLFYFGTVPEARGKGYGTAMHRISLDLLKRLGAATYVGSTDEANENMIRIFKGNGSTLRDRKGIYRLDAK
- a CDS encoding DUF6155 family protein, whose product is MKKLKLSDLKKRLGELDKKELINMITEIHKNNKAVQDYFAVKFSGESAVADLFGQAQKEIQNEFFPDRGHGKLRLSVAKKAISDFKKVTGDEVRTADLMLFYVELGTKFTATYGDIDMPFYNSMLSMYEKVVDSCEKDHALYKSFENRLYEVVDMSEGIGWGYHDELCDLYYSLSWLGDE
- a CDS encoding YjgB family protein: MGKLKWMLAVAAISFLVAGCTKANDENREIGAENPPAVTEDANDAGATDNESSGPDTSNSEGKTDSPSSETTVEDEQKQMALDMLNDMAERAKEGKVYRPDQGFVIGKTTRKGLYNTIGEPEEKDQGYEHYHGSMGNPSVAFKYNGNGVLEEARYFGTNVERQTNLGGITEKDLTEQLGKPDDARKIEATGETNVRYHMGDFELQFIIGKDGKPDHVNLKKWQG
- a CDS encoding DUF4870 domain-containing protein, translating into MEQVSLGKRWLAAAMHVLSLFLTFFLPLVVYFLVRKKSSYFTYHAKEGLNLHFTFFPIFIILTRVLAKVWPFAATLALLLILLETILILVAAIFTVMGKKFSYPVIRYFKTE
- a CDS encoding helix-turn-helix domain-containing protein, whose protein sequence is MSSKAEILIHPVRMKIVLALMQHQEGLTTKEMVKIIQDVPQATLYRHIQVLADSDVIKVVEERKVRAVTEKYYGLNEEAARLNMDDWRNLSKEKKLNYFSYYQMLLMSRYQNYLTLLEHDKSKEDTSTFSLLELRLSEDQLSDFQNELNELMLRYYQASEKSSTTASTVAVTILPRI
- a CDS encoding PLD nuclease N-terminal domain-containing protein, with amino-acid sequence MQLNYGWNDFNDIDWMTIIPILLPFVLIAVVLILFALIDLYRNRHRRENVLMWTLIIILFNTIGPILYFILGRKDRRRI
- a CDS encoding carboxymuconolactone decarboxylase family protein, which gives rise to MEEITYTEAVLQEYKVGMGSFSEKLPEVARTFHAFTESSFAAGALDQKQKQLIALAISVYAHNEHCIVYHTKGCLDNGSTEEEMMEAIGVAAALGGGSAMSQGVTVLQDALEDFRTSMQ
- a CDS encoding Gfo/Idh/MocA family protein, which gives rise to MIYIGIIGLGAIGQRLIKQFSEHEGVSVVAVCDQLDSLAKDTANQLGGIQFYTDYKRLIEDGKVELVYVAVPPKYHHAIVMDVLRAKKHVLCEKPLANSVEEAEEMMQAAKEAGVVHAMNFPLNYGQAAAKFAALIGEGYVGPLRRLQLTMQFPEWPRAWQKNDWVGGREQGGFVLEVGVHFIQQTLKVFGNLANIQTRLELPDDPSHCETGIIATAELADGTPVLIEGMSGMAGKEHIGFTAFGSDGVLTLENWGTLRGGKTGEPLVEMSIADVAAPRLVDELDKAVKGQAAEIYDFEVGYQSQVVLEALRK
- a CDS encoding DUF2167 domain-containing protein codes for the protein MKRLTAMVAALFMVWSTTAVAETDYEYNWIEGGTIVDLGNIASVDLDPDFLFLDGEDTKKVALDYGEPVSGFEIGSIYPVDEEQTWAVYFDYEETGHIKDDEKIDAKALLKSYKAGAEEANKDRQPGERFYVTGWDIEPFYDEDTHNLTWSLLLEDENKETFLNYNTRILTREGNISVILVTDPQNREADKQMLQNQILSQLEIKDGNKYTDFDKSTDKVANYGLSALILGGTGLAVAKKAGLLAVILAFAKKFGVLIIAGIAALWSFLRKKKNKPATEPTEPAGPSGE
- the pgeF gene encoding peptidoglycan editing factor PgeF translates to MKKIYMDNGNILAGMTWKDKSLAESNNMALHVCQNSNNVLENRKKMADFLHVSIQDFVCANQTHSANFHKVTQLDKGRGALENSDAIPDTDALYTYEPNIVLCSFTADCVPVIFHNDKTGLIGVVHSGWQGTVKEITFKLFQHLQQAEQCDLADIRVQIGAALSQEKFEVDKDVYTKFKDLGYADDYMYFKESTGKYHIDNQLTVKKQCELAGIPADQITIDRTCTFQDPAGFSYRQDKQCGRHLSFIKRSQ
- a CDS encoding MerR family transcriptional regulator yields the protein METVLYTIGEFAKKSGVSVRTLRYYDSIHLLQPSNFTEGGHRLYDTDDLHRLQQIQALKFLRFPLKEIKEMVEQKQIARDVMVGSIEYQQRSFEAQLNEIQEILANLDYLKKMVEEEPTVDVSVFSSMLHMLILANETDEWLSKHLPSETFDELDKGEKLDLDKEWTKVLTAIKTAVQEEISPDSEEAQQIATRLTSIMGKTMQGKAETVSSQIKQAEPLDFPNPFTEKEQQFLESIMNLYEKG